A genomic window from Bombus pyrosoma isolate SC7728 linkage group LG8, ASM1482585v1, whole genome shotgun sequence includes:
- the LOC122570279 gene encoding CTP synthase, which translates to MKYILVTGGVISGVGKGVIASSFGTILKHCNIHVTSIKIDPYINIDAGTFSPYEHGEVYVLDDGGEVDLDLGNYERFLDITLHRDNNITTGKIYQHVISKERHGDYLGKTVQVIPHITDAIQEWVERVAKQSVTKDGDKPDVCIIELGGTIGDIEGMPFVEAFRQFQFRVKKENFCCAHVSLVPQPKSTGEPKTKPTQSSVRELRGLGLSPDLIVCRSELPIGDCVKEKISNFCHVAPEQVITIHDLSSIYRVPLLMESQGVIEFLNDRLQLNIGMPRPRYFMRKWRDLADRTDHLRKEVNIALVGKYTKLEDSYASVTKALQHACIQVGYKLKLTYIEADNLEYNTKAIDPVLYHEAWHQLCRSNGVIVPGGFGKRGMLGKMEACGWCRTNDKPFLGICLGLQVAVVEFARNVLGIEDANSIEIDPETDHPLVIDMPEYNPEQMGGTMRLGKRCTRFTENNSLIKQLYGNKNVIEERHRHRYEINPKYINDLEAAGLKFVGHDEENLRMEIAELEGHSYYVATQFHPEYLSRPLKPSPPFLGLILASVGKLKHYLAKGCKLSPQVVSDNDSDTENLVDDDETTNNERG; encoded by the exons atgaaatatattttagtaacCGGTGGTGTGATCAGCGGAGTCGGCAAAGGTGTTATTGCAAGTTCATTTGGTACTATACTTAAACATTGCAATATTCATGTGACATCTATCAAGATAGATccttatataaatatcgatgCCGGCACATTTTCTCCATACGAACACG GAGAAGTATATGTGTTGGATGATGGTGGAGAGGTAGATCTTGATTTAGGAAACTATGAACGTTTCCTAGATATTACTTTACACAGAGACAATAATATCACAACAGGTAAAATTTATCAACATGTAATATCAAAGGAGAGACATGGCGATTACTTGGGAAAAACAGTTCAAG taATACCACACATAACAGATGCCATTCAAGAATGGGTTGAAAGAGTTGCAAAACAATCTGTAACAAAGGATGGTGATAAACCAGAT GTTTGCATTATTGAATTAGGTGGAACCATAGGAGATATTGAAGGAATGCCTTTTGTAGAAGCTTTTAggcaatttcaatttagagtaaaaaaagaaaacttctGTTGTGCACATGTATCATTAGTGCCACAA CCAAAATCTACAGGAGAACCAAAAACAAAACCAACTCAATCCAGTGTGAGAGAATTACGTGGTTTGGGTTTGTCTCCTGATCTCATAGTTTGTAGATCTGAACTACCAATAGGTGACtgtgtgaaagaaaaaatttcgaatttttgtcATGTTGCTCCTGAACAG GTGATAACAATACATGATTTGTCATCTATATATCGTGTTCCTTTGTTGATGGAATCTCAAGGTGTTATTGAATTCCTAAATGACAGGTTACAATTGAATATTGGAATGCCACGTCCCCGATATTTTATGCGAAAATGGAGAGATTTGGCGGATCGCACTGATCATTTACGAAAAGAAGTAAACATCGCGTTAGttggaaaatatacaaaattagaaGACTCCTATGCATCAGTTACAAAAGCATTGCAACATGCTTGTATTCAAGTTGGCTACAAACTCAAGTTAACA TATATAGAGGCTGATAATTTAGAATACAATACAAAAGCAATAGATCCTGTACTATACCATGAAGCCTGGCATCAACTTTGTAGAAGCAA TGGTGTTATAGTACCAGGTGGATTTGGTAAAAGGGGTATGCTGGGAAAAATGGAAGCATGTGGATGGTGTAGAACAAATGATAAACCTTTTCTTGGTATTTGTTTGGGCCTACAAGTGGCGGTAGTTGAGTTCGCAAGAAATGTTTTAGGCATAGAGGATGCAAATAGTATAGAAATTGATCCAGAAACTGATCATCCCCTCGTTATAGACATGCCTGAATATAATCCAGAACAAATGGGTGGAACCATGAGGCTCGGAAAAAGATGCACTCgatttacagaaaataattctctCATAA aGCAGCTGTATGGCAATAAGAATGTTATAGAAGAAAGACATAGGCATCGATATGAAATTAATCCAAAGTATATCAATGATTTAGAAGCAGCTGGATTGAAATTCGTAG GTCATGATGAGGAAAATTTACGTATGGAAATAGCAGAATTGGAAGGGCATAGTTACTATGTTGCAACGCAATTCCACCCAGAATATTTGTCTAGACCGTTAAAACCTTCACCTCCATTCTTAGGATTAATTTTGGCCAGTGTTGgtaaattaaaacattacTTAGCCAAAGGTTGTAAACTTTCACCTCAAGTGGTCAGTGATAATGATTCAG ATACCGAAAATCTAGTTGATGACGATGAAACAACAAATAATGAGCGAGGCTAG